The following proteins are encoded in a genomic region of Pagrus major chromosome 16, Pma_NU_1.0:
- the rbm43 gene encoding RNA-binding protein 43 — protein MDFPVEATVLLNNFPDETQVRKILRSHGFELRDLSRDEVSVKGSFLNLKAAKASLELLLKSQTKPDIAPPSPSPVPTASSGAISKYYTSNSSDRNRSRPGSRKQASPTTITTNTTTTTTSFSSSNHHPTSYSPRPDQQRGSLRSGKESFVVDADVFGYAERLRKKDIDCILESHNVEIESRPVGESCSVTLHGKSARTAVFKLQSLLHDLNKSLRTQEVSLRDMDRDGRAMLVTIQEDRNIWKSVLVCQKKDGLHLIGPSGESYELKQRLLGRPVDRSGQRGRTLDRNSRGRSSSLPPINRRNTERESAAVAYPSPAGAAGYTPSKYQYGKREGAESKQGAAAALKRVFRGRSFSETRHKNTADRTNGNVQEMENKSPTLKSPKKGAKQFLIAISPDNIKTAFKNRKKWR, from the coding sequence ATGGATTTCCCAGTGGAGGCAACAGTGCTTTTGAATAATTTCCCCGATGAGACACAGGTGCGCAAAATCCTCAGGTCACATGGCTTTGAGTTGAGAGATCTGAGCAGAGATGAGGTGAGTGTCAAGGGGTCATTTTTGAACCTTAAAGCTGCGAAGGCCTCTTTGGAGCTGCTTCtaaaatcacaaacaaaaccGGACATCGCGCCACCCTCCCCCTCACCGGTCCCAAcggcttcctctggagccatttCCAAATACTACACTAGCAACAGCTCAGATCGTAACAGAAGCCGACCAGGATCCCGAAAACAAGCCTcccccaccaccatcaccaccaacaccaccaccaccaccacctccttctcctcctccaaccACCACCCAACTTCTTATTCTCCAAGACCAGACCAGCAGCGTGGCTCACTCAGGTCTGGAAAAGAGTCCTTTGTAGTCGATGCAGACGTGTTCGGGTACGCAGAGCGGCTCAGGAAAAAGGACATCGACTGCATTCTGGAGAGCCATAATGTCGAAATAGAATCGCGTCCAGTTGGCGAGAGCTGCAGCGTCACTTTACACGGGAAGAGTGCAAGAACAGCTGTCTTCAAACTACAGAGTCTCCTGCACGATCTCAACAAATCACTCCGCACGCAGGAGGTTTCTCTGAGGGACATGGATCGAGACGGCAGGGCTATGTTAGTGACAATTCAGGAagacagaaacatttggaaatCAGTGCTTGTGTGTCAGAAAAAAGACGGACTTCACCTCATCGGACCGTCTGGTGAGAGCTACGAGTTAAAGCAGAGGCTGCTGGGGAGGCCGGTGGACCGCTCGGGACAGAGAGGACGGACATTAGACAGGAACTCCAGAGGGAGGAGCAGCTCTCTGCCACCGATCAATCGAAggaacacagaaagagaaagtgcTGCCGTCGCTTATCCATctcctgctggagctgcaggtTACACTCCTTCAAAGTACCAGTATGGTAAACGGGAAGGTGCTGAATCCAAGcaaggagctgctgctgctctgaagaGAGTTTTTAGGGGAAGAAGCTTCTCTGAGACCcgccacaaaaacacagcagacagaacTAATGGCAACGTGCAAGAGATGGAAAACAAGAGTCCGACTCTGAAATCACCCAAGAAAGGCGCCAAACAATTTCTTATTGCAATTAGTCCTGATAATATAAAGACAGCGtttaaaaataggaaaaaatgGCGGTGA